The following are encoded together in the Vigna unguiculata cultivar IT97K-499-35 chromosome 2, ASM411807v1, whole genome shotgun sequence genome:
- the LOC114172486 gene encoding uncharacterized protein LOC114172486, which produces MMSYQSMEERKFVCKYCSKRFPCGKSLGGHIRTHMMSENSALERNNATNGMFKLNGRGKRKRDLGSEENGGGGGGGGGGAYGLRENPKKTTRFVHSNSSLQHEKFCKECGKGFLSLKALCGHMACHSEKDKGSIRFESSSGGFSEKQKMVMDSQSDTETSTPRRSKRMRFKTHSSSNNQAQSSVSEVEQGQEEVARCLMMLSKDSSYKGRFALFTESSDNNSVVLEAKSPSSETKVAMMNSDGKNFMSVEKKLEQPKDLKLKYAEVGYDSDNSDSGYFRYGPKEVDSTDSNNGNFKNEVQSSKVFSGFEDYYVESRKVPSRSVEFKKFVLEDWENDRHDGGAARKFDSKKSKKPNYDDSLGQNLGRVSSRKMANGSVNKYECLTSERDNGYDDSAYESDENSTDSDSYPAPKAYSNRNLSGQKGKKKLKSKKNKAHECPICNKIFRSGQALGGHKRSHFIGGSDENTLVIRPGAAAVPCLIDLNLPAPVDE; this is translated from the coding sequence ATGATGTCGTATCAATCAATGGAGGAGAGGAAGTTTGTGTGCAAGTATTGCAGCAAGAGGTTCCCGTGTGGGAAGTCTCTCGGTGGCCACATCAGAACTCACATGATGAGTGAGAATTCAGCTTTAGAGAGGAACAATGCTACTAATGGCATGTTCAAGTTGAATGGCAGGGGAAAGAGGAAGAGGGATTTGGGGTCTGAAGAAaacggtggtggtggtggtggtggtggcggtggtgcTTATGGTCTTAGAGAGAACCCCAAGAAGACCACCAGGTTTGTGCATTCCAATTCCAGTTTGCAGCATGAAAAGTTCTGCAAAGAATGTGGTAAGGGATTTCTGTCATTGAAGGCTCTTTGTGGCCACATGGCTTGTCACTCTGAAAAGGACAAGGGATCCATCAGGTTTGAGAGCAGTTCTGGTGGGTTTTCTGAGAAGCAGAAAATGGTTATGGACAGTCAATCCGACACTGAAACTTCTACGCCAAGGAGGTCCAAGAGAATGAGGTTCAAGACCCATAGCAGTAGCAACAACCAAGCTCAATCTTCTGTTTCAGAGGTTGAGCAGGGTCAAGAAGAGGTGGCTAGGTGTTTGATGATGTTGTCCAAGGATTCTAGCTACAAGGGTCGTTTTGCTTTGTTCACAGAGTCTTCTGATAACAACTCGGTTGTTCTAGAGGCAAAGTCACCTTCTTCGGAAACCAAGGTTGCTATGATGAACAGTGATGGTAAGAATTTTATGTCTGTAGAGAAGAAGTTGGAGCAGCCCAAGGACTTGAAGCTTAAGTATGCTGAGGTTGGGTATGATTCTGATAATTCAGATTCTGGGTATTTCAGATATGGTCCTAAGGAGGTTGACTCCACTGATTCAAATAATGGGAATTTCAAGAATGAGGTTCAGTCTTCGAAAGTCTTTTCTGGGTTTGAGGATTATTATGTTGAGTCGAGGAAAGTGCCAAGCAGGAGCGTTGAATTCAAGAAATTTGTTTTGGAGGATTGGGAGAATGATAGACATGATGGTGGGGCTGCAAGGAAATTCGATTCAAAGAAATCTAAGAAACCCAACTATGATGATTCTCTTGGCCAAAATTTAGGAAGGGTTTCTAGCAGGAAAATGGCGAATGGTTCTGTGAACAAGTACGAGTGCTTAACCAGTGAAAGAGACAATGGTTATGATGATTCAGCTTACGAGAGTGATGAAAACAGCACAGACAGTGACTCTTATCCAGCTCCAAAGGCTTACAGCAACAGGAACCTCAGTGGCCAAAAGGGGAAGAAGAAATTGaagtcaaagaaaaacaagGCACATGAATGTCCAATCTGCAACAAAATTTTCAGGTCAGGCCAAGCCTTGGGGGGTCATAAGAGATCGCATTTTATAGGAGGTTCTGATGAGAACACCCTTGTGATAAGGCCAGGAGCTGCTGCAGTTCCATGCCTCATTGATCTGAACCTACCAGCACCAGTTGATGAATAG